ATGAGCGGCAGTGGTGGCTCCTCCTCGGGCTCCTCGCCCACCGGCAGTGGATCGGGCGAGGGTTCGCCCCAAGGTGGCCACAATGGCTATCCGGTGGGTCCACCACTATCTCCTCTGATCTACGGACCCAATGGCAATGCCCGGCCAGAGGCCACAGTGAAGAGTGTCCACCACATACATCATGCGGGTGTTGCGCCGCCTCCAACGCACCTACAACAGTTGGTTGTGCCCCAATCGCAGACACAGCATCTCTACCAGCCACAGCCGCCGCAGCATcagccgcatcagcagcagcagatttCCCAGccaccgcagcaacaacagcagcagcaggagccaaGTCCCAGTGCCGGCTCCAGTTTGCCAGCCATCGCCGATCCGCACAACCGTCCGCCAAGCACCACCATTGCCAATCTCCaggtgcaactgcaacaggcACTTAACCGCAATGTCAGGCCCGAGGATCTCGACAGTTTGCGCAAGGTGGTGGCCGCCGGCGCTCTGTACAATGCGGCAGCCGTGGTGGgagcaccaccaccgccaccatcTGCCGGACTCTATGCTCCCGCTCCCAGCGCCTATAAGGATCACCTGGAAGCGGCTGCCGCCTGGAGCCACAATGTCGAGACGGCGGTCAGCAGCAGTGCTGTGGATGCGGTCAGTAGCTCATCGGTGTCCGCTAGTGCAGCCAGTGTGCTGAATCTGTCGCGGCGGGCCTGCTCACCCAGCTACGAGCACATGCtctcctccaccacctcctccactCTATCCTCGGCCTCCTCATCGGGAGCTGTTTCTGGCGATGATGAACAGGAGCACGAACCGGCGCACATGGCtccactgcagctgcagcggagTAGTCCGCAGCAGAGCAGCGATGCCAACAATTGTCTGCCCCTCAAGCTGCGCCACAAGTCCCATCTCGGCGACAAGGATGCGGCGGCCACGGCCCTGCTCTCGCTGCAGCACATCAAGCAGGAGCCCAACTGCAATCGAGCATCGCCACCGGCCTGGAACGATGGCGGCGATAACTCCAGCGACGAAAGGGACTCGGGTATCTCCATCGCCAGTGCGGAGTGGACGGCGCAGCTGCAAAGGAAGCTACTGGCGCCCAAGGAGGCCAACGTAGTCTCCAGTGCCGAGCGCGATCAAATGCTCAAATCGCAGCTGGAGCGCCTGGAATCCGAGGTGGCCAGCATCAAGATGATCTTGGCGGAGTAAGCAAGCCCCGGGAGCTGGACAGGATCACGACTAGGCGGATCAGGAGAGAGAGCGAAGAGACAGAGGCTCTGATGGGATCAGAGTTGGAGGAGCAGAGCAGAGAGTTCCATGGCGCCAGTAGTTCTCCTGGCCAAAGAAGTTGGTTTAAGCATATGTAGTAGAGATGTCCAATACAGAGTGTTAACTATTAGATACCGATGCATGCTTGTCTCCACCTCTATGTAGAACTCTAGGGCCAGGTCTGGACCACAAGGACTCGGATAGACCCTGTGGCCTAAACCTGGCCAAAACGTATCTGTGTGTATGTTTATCTATCCACTGTATTGAGTCTTGTAATCGTGAATGTTTAACTATATAGATCTCGTCAACTCGGAGCTAAACAAATCCTTAGGGTCAGCCCAAAAGAATTTCTAATTTAACCTGTTtgtatacacatacacacgctaTTTGTTTGCATAGCTAGCTGGTGACCTGCGATGAGCATCGGGGTCACCAGCCACGTTATTGTTCTCTTATGCATCCCAAGTTTCCTTATGCACAGCGAAAGTGGAGAAGAAAAAGAATTATTATGTTTGTAGGCAAACGTTACTAAGTATTTGCTGTTGTACAtattacacatttaattatacatatactatatatatctatattcCTATCGTGTACATAATTTTAGTTGCAAGCTaagcttattttattttattttattttgtattgaGTAGTATTGTGTAGTGAAACAAACATATACATTACACCTAagaaacgcgtgaagcacaTTCAAAACGTGAGAGACGAAAGAAATCTGAAAAGAATTGATGAATAAATTctgcaataaataattttaaatatccTACCTTAATGTTTGTCGTtatccatttatttatgttttgctGCTTTGGTCACCCATGTGGGTCTTACTAAATGTTATCAAAGTTTATGAAACttcaaaacaagaaaaatgaaCTTTAAATCACACAAAATACCCATTATATTTATAGTCCATCTAGCTGGTAGATCGATTGGTGTCGTAATTCGTAGTCCATGTGAGAACGAGCATTCACTTTTAAAGTTGTATTACTTTTATTACACTTTACATTAATCGCAGTGGAGCACACAAGAAAATACATATGACTATTACTATAGCTATGCGTACGCAGCCCTAtctatatgcatatttaaataactCGTTTGTGTTgatcaatgaaaataaactatttataatGATGAAACAAATCACCAATGGTCTTTTACTGCTAATGGGTTagtgcatttcaatttttgccGGCTTGTTGGGGATGATTCATACTATTATATCAGCAACGTGCAACTGTAATTGTGAGTTAATCTATTACAcagctttttgaaaatattacatCACCTTTGCACGAGCTTATCGCTTATTACGCAATGAGTAGTTAAAAATCAGCCTTTAAACCTTTGCATTTTCCCAGAAAACTTTCTGAATTGCATTAAAACTTCAGGTTTGAGTGGTAAAGAgattatttattcttaatgACTTTGTTGCCTTGTATTTATACAacgaaaaaagttttgaaaatttaaatttatttagaatAATATCGTGTTATTTTTCGATTCTTTGTTATCATTATTCGAAATACAGTATAagtataataattaaatattctcTGTCTTTATAATAAATCCTTAAACATCACATgaaaagtttttctgttgggtttgccattttttgttttataagttttaaacACTTTCCTTCCGTTCTTTGGTATCATTTTCATATCGGGAAATCGAATATTTTCCGCTTGTTTCGTTAGCCTAGGAAAAACGTATCTAGTCCACAAAAGTTATAGACTTAGATCAAGACCTGTTTATAAATTTCGTtaatatataggtatatataataacttaataatagTAAGTACCATATGTTGTGGTTGTTGAGGGCTTGGTATTTGGGGATTCGGTTGTAAATACGTGTAAATACAGAATTTCATTTGGTGTAAGACGATTTCTCACTTTCTGGTTGTATAAACTCTCCAGCCTTAACTTGAAGATTAGCGTTTGCGATATAGGTAAAGAGGTCTGTATATATCGTTTAACTATATAATATATCGCTTTTCTTGTGGGtgtttgtttgtatgtatttgtgtgtgttttcgtTTGGTTTGAGAGTGCATCTGTAAATTGTAGGTACTTATAAACTAGCTACAACACAACACATGCCACGCCATGTAAAATTGTAGGGTATCGTGTCCGAATTTTGGTGGCTGAAAAAATCCATCAAAATGCTAAATCTTCTAACTAAGTTTCCTTTCGGGTCGTTACGTCGTTTGCTCCTTTTTCTTTGGCATTATCTAAGAGAGGTCAAgagtgttttttttcgtttcgttttttgttttgttcgttTTGCGTTTTTGGAAAACGTTGATTTGGCCATAAACTTTTTGGTAGATTTGTTAGCTTCGGTTGGGTTCTGTTTTATCGTGTGAGAGTGTTACCTTGTCTGTGGTCTGAGTTTTCGTGTAAAAAGGTACATGATAAGATTGTTTCACGACTGATCGATCCCAAGCTCCATGACCCTACGTCGTCTGACCTTGGGTGGAATGGCCAGCCGAAGCTATCGAAGGTGTGGTACTGGTGGATCCGACAGCCGGCGCTCCGGATGCAGAAGTGCTCTGCTCCAGACTCCACGGATGCACCATGTCGTAGTACCTGCGATAGTCGTAGTCAAAGAGCTCGAAATCGATGCGATATATCTTGAGCAATTGGTCCAACGTTGAGCGGTCGAGATCGGCGAAGTATCGCTCGACCAGGACCTCGGATTTAACCCCACTTCGCGCCTGGTTGCCAATCTTGCGCTGCTTTCGCTGCGGCAGCTTGCCCAGTCCCAGGAGCAGCGATTCCAGGCCCGCCTGCCGTATTATGAACTCCGAGTCCCTCTGGAACGTCTCCGTCTTGCCGATAATGGTGAAGTTGACGCTGCAGGGCGTGCAGAAGCTGTAGACTGGCGCCCAGTGCTCGTCGAATCTCTTGCCCGCCGCATGCTCGGCGATCAGGAAGCGCACGAACTCCTCGAAGGTGGGTCCACATCGGGGCCAGGGTCCGCCCAGATTCCGCTTCCTGTAGCGATGCACGATCTTGTTGCCCAGCGCCTTGTAGAAGGTGTTCTTGTTGCCCTCCAGCTTGTTGCGATAGGCACTCAGGATCCGCTCGAAGGGATCGCGCACGAAAAGGAAGGACAGCGCGCTGGGCAGCAGCTCCATCAGTTCGCCGAGTTCCGGGCGGGGAAAACGCTTCCTGGCCAACTCCAGT
This genomic stretch from Drosophila teissieri strain GT53w chromosome 2L, Prin_Dtei_1.1, whole genome shotgun sequence harbors:
- the LOC122624960 gene encoding mastermind-like domain-containing protein 1; this encodes MSIVCTLEQKVNFFKAAATTKNLLILKNNTDTNYSNNYKQDYPSNNKFPRIQAQTNTSHLQHQQQLQQKLAQLHHYSQQKLSGSDFPYGPRPPTGGKEEKLLLLAPPGKLYPEASVPTAMPEVLSGTPTNSHNKANIAMMNNVRLSNISPTLSMNGSSNEASNLHPLSMYGGSISPQSNDSGMSDSLGKYVPGAGYGDGMMAQSPSQGGNGPQSALTAAQKELFSQRKQREFTPDNKKDESYWDRRRRNNEAAKRSREKRRYNDMVLEQRVIELTKENHVLKAQLDAIRDKFNISGENLVSVEKILASLPTSEQVLSNTKRAKMSGSGGSSSGSSPTGSGSGEGSPQGGHNGYPVGPPLSPLIYGPNGNARPEATVKSVHHIHHAGVAPPPTHLQQLVVPQSQTQHLYQPQPPQHQPHQQQQISQPPQQQQQQQEPSPSAGSSLPAIADPHNRPPSTTIANLQVQLQQALNRNVRPEDLDSLRKVVAAGALYNAAAVVGAPPPPPSAGLYAPAPSAYKDHLEAAAAWSHNVETAVSSSAVDAVSSSSVSASAASVLNLSRRACSPSYEHMLSSTTSSTLSSASSSGAVSGDDEQEHEPAHMAPLQLQRSSPQQSSDANNCLPLKLRHKSHLGDKDAAATALLSLQHIKQEPNCNRASPPAWNDGGDNSSDERDSGISIASAEWTAQLQRKLLAPKEANVVSSAERDQMLKSQLERLESEVASIKMILAE
- the LOC122624966 gene encoding carbohydrate sulfotransferase 11; amino-acid sequence: MLIRLRYGRRLQTYLKIGACVLVGLCYFAFLFRESLNAYEHRERATAAELEAESEPSKQQLKLKRQQLQRQRILAKQQEQGKPIAGGNASAGSSSSLVAAPPPPPPVTTLNPVYEYSEELHSRTERELQRRSEHLAAVCDRYKLQEKYPPNPWEFFVSPGHNNLVWCNVFKAASSTWMYYFNILAGYDVKYLQRTETQPLELARKRFPRPELGELMELLPSALSFLFVRDPFERILSAYRNKLEGNKNTFYKALGNKIVHRYRKRNLGGPWPRCGPTFEEFVRFLIAEHAAGKRFDEHWAPVYSFCTPCSVNFTIIGKTETFQRDSEFIIRQAGLESLLLGLGKLPQRKQRKIGNQARSGVKSEVLVERYFADLDRSTLDQLLKIYRIDFELFDYDYRRYYDMVHPWSLEQSTSASGAPAVGSTSTTPSIASAGHSTQGQTT